In Nocardioides luti, the DNA window TGCGCGACTCGGCCGCCGTGCTGCTCGAGATCGCGCCGGCCGGCCTGGACCTCGAGGACGTGCGGCGGCACCTCGCCGAGGTGCCCGGCGTCGTCGAGGTGCACGACCTGCACGCCTGGACCATCACGAGCGGGATGCCCTCGCTCTCGGCCCACGTCACCGTCACCGACGCCGCCCTCGACGAGCACGGCGTCGGCGCGATCCTGGACCGGCTCTGCGCGTGCACGGCTGCGCACTTCGGCGTCCAGCACGCGACCTTCCAGGTCGAGCCCGAGAGCCACCGCGAGCACGAGGACCTCGGGCACGCGCACTGACGCGCTGGCCCGGGCCCGCGCCGCCGTCGTCAGGCCTGCTCGACCTCGCTGCGGAGCTTGAGGACCTTCGCGCCGTCGTCCTGCTCGATGAGGTACGCCGGGTCGTCGTCGCTGCCGTTGCGGGTGATCTCGCTGCCCTTGATGGTGCGGGTGACGCTCTCCCGGTGGATCTCGGTGACCTTCCCGGTGGCGCTGCCGTTCCCCCAGGACCAGCTGACCTCGGTGCCTTCGCGGATGCTCATGGTGGTGAGCGTACGAGCGGGCTGGTGGGGTGGCGGCCTCGTGCGGCGGTGAGCTGGCCACCGTCTGAGCCGCCGGAATGGTGGGTGGGTCACCGCTGGGTGGTGGCGGCCCAGTGCTGCAGCGGTGGGTCATCAACCTCTGGGCGCGGGGAAATGGTTGACAGGTCACCGCCTGGTGGTGGCGGTGAGCCAGGCACGGTCTGATGCAGCGAAACGGTGGGCCACTCACCGCCGGGGCCGGCGGTCTCGGTGCGGCGGTGAGTCATCAACCTCCCGACGCGCGGAAACGGTTGACAGGTCACCGCCCGGTGGCGGCGGCCTCCAGCTTCACGAGCGTCGCCTCGACGGCGCGCTGGGTGCGGGCGCGGTACAGCGCGTTGAGCACCCACCGCCCGGGCGGCGGGTAGGCGCTGAGGTCCCACGTCTCGGTGACGAGGGTCGAGCCTTCCTCCTGGGGCGCGAGCTCGTAGCGCCAGCGGTGCAGGCCGACGTGGCGCCACGCGATCAGGCGGCCCTCCTCGAACTCCACGACGCGGTTCCTGATCTTGTACGGCGCCCCGAGGCGCATGTCCATGCCGAAGCGGGAGTCCAGGCGCAGCCGGTCCGGCCCGGAGATCGAGGCGCGGACCGAGCCGGAGCCGTCGATCAGCGGGTGCTGGCGCGGGTCGGCCAGGATCGCGAAGATCCGGTCGGCGGGGGCGGCGATGGTGCGGCTCGCGGTCACGCGGGAGGAGCTCATGCGCCGAGCCTACGGACCGCCCTACGGCGAGCTGATCGTCGGCGTGACCGGCCCGCTGGGCTGGTCGATCGTGCCGCCGGGGTCCTCGGTGGTGGCGTCCTCCGAGGGCAGTGCCGACTCGGACGCGGACGGCGACGACGACGGCGAGGCCGAGGCGGAGGGGGCGGCCGACGCGTCGGGGTCGCCCTCGCCGGCGTACAGGAACACCGCCCGTCCGGAGTAGACGACCACCCCGCCGTAGTAGTTGACCCCGACCGGGCCCGCCCCGGTGTCGCCCGCGACGTCGCGGCCGGTCGCGGCGTCGAGGACGACGCCCTGGCCCGAGTCGAGCAGCCCGTAGACCAGGCCGCGCGTCACCACGCTCACGATCGGCGCGAAGCGCCCGTCCGTCGGCAGTTCCCACGCCTCGCGGTTGCGGGCGACGTCCCAGCCCACGACCTGCGCGCCGGGCTGGTCGGGCTCGCCGATCGTGCAGACGGCGATGTCGTACGCCGGGGAGCAGTCCCAGTCCCAGGCGTCGGTGGTCCGCGGCTTGCCGGCGGCGCCGGTCGCCAGGTCCAGGGACGTGATCGTGGGCTGGGTGAAGACCTCGTCGGTGCGCACCACCAGCACGGAGTCGTCGGTGGTCCCGATCGCGCGGGCGCCGAGCGTGCCGGGCAGCGCCGACCAGCGGGTCAGGCCGCGCGCGAGCGTCAGCGCGCGGATCCGGCCGGCCTCGTCGGGCGTGCCGGTGTCGACGACCACGGCGTCGCTGGTCGCGGTCAGCACCTGCGCCGGTCGGGCCGACCAGGCGACGTCCTCGGTCCGCAGGTCCATCGCGACCGCGGTGTGCGCGGCGCGGCTGTTCGGGACGGAGGAGTCGATGACGACCGTGTCGTCCTGCACGGCGGCGATCTCGCCGGTGACGTCCTCGGCGGGTGCGCGGGGGTCCTGGTCGACGTCGCCGATCGCGGCCTCGCTGATCTCGCCGGTCTCCAGGTCGAAGCGCTGGACGACGTACCGCTGCGTGCCGACCTCCGTGCCCTCGCCGGGCTCCGTGCGGACCTCGAGGGTGTAGCCGGTGCGCGCCTGGTCGTCGACCCAGAGGTCGGTGAAGCTGCCGTCGTCGGAGGTGAGGGAGTACGCCGTGTCGAGGTCCGGTAGCGAGCGCGCGACCACCCGCCCGGCGGTCATCGTGAGGACCACGTCGGTGCCCACGGCGGCGTCGATGACGTCCTCCTCCGGGAACGACGCGGTCGCGTCCGACAGGAAGAGCGTCGGCATCGCCGTCGGGTCGGCCGTGGCGGTCGACGACGGCTCGGTGGCCGCGTCCGGGTCCCCCTGGCGCTGGGCGGCCGGGTCCTTGATCCAGCTGCAGCCGGCACCGAGCGTCAGCACCAGCCCCGTCGCGGCGCCGGCAGACAGGACTCGGCGCAGGGACGGACTCACGCGGACACGATAGGGGAGGGCCTGGAGGAGGACCGGATTGGCGAGCCGCCCCCGGCCGCGGGTAGGTTGTCCGCTGCACGATGTGGTGCCGATCACAGCCGTCCCCGGACTGCTGGGCTCCCCGTCGTGGCGCCCACGCAGATGGATCGGGCCCGGCAGCGGAACACCCACTCGCCTCGCCGTCCCGGCTCCCCCAGCGGCATGCGGAGACCCCGCGGAGCCGGTGAACCGAAGGAGTGCACGTGACCCAGCAGCCCCATGACCAAGGCAGCTTCGGCCCCGACCTGGTGGAGGTCTTCGGACCCTCCCAGCGTGACGGCGGCCCCGACCTCGTCCAGCTTCTGACGCCGGAGGGCGAGCGTGTCCACCACGCGGAGTTCGACCACGACTTCTCCGCCGAGGACCTGCGCGGCTTCTACCGCGACATGGTGCTGACCCGGCGGATCGACACCGAGGCCACCGCCCTGCAGCGGCACGGCGAGCTCGGCATCTGGGCCCAGCTGCTCGGCCAGGAGGCCGCGCAGATCGGCGCCGGCCGCGCGCTGCGCCCGCAGGACTACGTCTTCCCGACCTACCGCGAGCACGGCGTCGCCTACTGCCGCGGCGTCGACCCGCTCAACCTGCTGGGCCTCTTCCGCGGGGTGGACCACGGTGCGTGGAACCCCAACGACAACAACTTCGGCCTCTACACGATCGTGATCGGCGCCCAGGCGCTGCACGCGACCGGCTACGCCATGGGCATCCAGCGCGACGGCGACGTCGGCACCGGCGACCCCGAGCGCGACGCCGCGGTCATCGCGCACTTCGGTGACGGCGCGTCGAGCCAGGGCGACGTCAACGAGGCGTTCATCTTCGCCGCGTCGTACAACGCCCCGGTCGTGTTCTTCTGCCAGAACAACCAGTGGGCGATCTCGGAGCCGATCGAGCGCCAGACCCGGATCCCGCTCTACCAGCGCGCCCTCGGCTTCGGCTTCCCCGGCGTCCGCGTCGACGGGAACGACGTGCTCGCGACGTACGCCGTCACGCAGGCTGCGCTGCAGCGCGCCCGCGACGGCCAGGGCCCGACGCTGGTCGAGGCGTACACCTACCGGATGGGCGCCCACACCACCACCGACGACCCGACCCGCTACCGGCTCAACGACGACGTCGAGCACTGGAAGCTCAAGGACCCGATCGCCCGCGTGAAGGTCTACCTCAGCCGCAACGGCCTGGCCGACGACGCGTTCTACGACGGCGTCCAGCAGGAGGCCGACGAGCTCGGCCACCACCTGCGCGAGGGCTGCAAGGCGCTGCCGGACCCGGCGCCGATGACGATGTTCGACCACGTGTACGCCGAGGAGACCGACGAGCTGCGCGCCCAGCGCGAGGGCTACGCCGCCTACCTCGAGACCTTCGAGGGGGCGCGCTGATGAGCACGCAGAAGATCACGCTGGCCAAGGGCCTCAACATGGGCCTGCGCAAGGCGATGGAGGACGACCCCAAGGTCCTCATCATGGGTGAGGACGTCGGCAAGCTCGGCGGCGTCTTCCGGATCACCGAC includes these proteins:
- a CDS encoding DUF2945 domain-containing protein; the encoded protein is MSIREGTEVSWSWGNGSATGKVTEIHRESVTRTIKGSEITRNGSDDDPAYLIEQDDGAKVLKLRSEVEQA
- a CDS encoding SRPBCC family protein is translated as MSSSRVTASRTIAAPADRIFAILADPRQHPLIDGSGSVRASISGPDRLRLDSRFGMDMRLGAPYKIRNRVVEFEEGRLIAWRHVGLHRWRYELAPQEEGSTLVTETWDLSAYPPPGRWVLNALYRARTQRAVEATLVKLEAAATGR
- the pdhA gene encoding pyruvate dehydrogenase (acetyl-transferring) E1 component subunit alpha codes for the protein MVEVFGPSQRDGGPDLVQLLTPEGERVHHAEFDHDFSAEDLRGFYRDMVLTRRIDTEATALQRHGELGIWAQLLGQEAAQIGAGRALRPQDYVFPTYREHGVAYCRGVDPLNLLGLFRGVDHGAWNPNDNNFGLYTIVIGAQALHATGYAMGIQRDGDVGTGDPERDAAVIAHFGDGASSQGDVNEAFIFAASYNAPVVFFCQNNQWAISEPIERQTRIPLYQRALGFGFPGVRVDGNDVLATYAVTQAALQRARDGQGPTLVEAYTYRMGAHTTTDDPTRYRLNDDVEHWKLKDPIARVKVYLSRNGLADDAFYDGVQQEADELGHHLREGCKALPDPAPMTMFDHVYAEETDELRAQREGYAAYLETFEGAR